From a single Raphanus sativus cultivar WK10039 chromosome 3, ASM80110v3, whole genome shotgun sequence genomic region:
- the LOC108847657 gene encoding serine/threonine-protein phosphatase BSL1: MATKPWLHPAPQYKTLETFWDDEDDAPGPRCAHTLTAVAATKTHGPRLILFGGATAIEGGNSSVPGIRLAGVTNTVHSYDVLTRKWTRLKPAGEPPSPRAAHAAAAVGTMVVFQGGIGPAGHSTDDLYVLDMTNDKYKWHRVVVQGEGPGPRYGHAMDLVSQRYLVTVTGNDGKRALSDAWSLDTAQKPYVWQRLNPDGDRPSARMYASGSARSDGMFLLCGGRDTLGAPLGDAYGLLMHRNGQWEWTLAPGVAPSPRYQHAAVFVGARLHVSGGVLRGGRMIDAEATVAVLDTAAGVWLDRNGQVTSARGSKGQIDQDPSFELMRRCRHGAASVGIRIYVHGGLRGDVLLDDFLVAENSTFQSDISSPLSASDRPQQSSTPRFSYAARPPSGSEPALSLSEGLSLDENSLEKLTEASAAEAEVASSVWRAAQLGSPSLDEEPSASDGSSPTVETTSDGPETEGDVRLHPRAVVVAKETVGSLGGMVRQLSLDQFQNESRRMVPMNNSDVPQPTKKFTRQKSPQGLHKKVISALLRPRNWKPPGNRKFFLDSYEVGELCYAAEQIFMHEQTVLQLKAPIKVFGDLHGQFGDLMRLFDEYGFPSTAGDITYIDYLFLGDYVDRGQHSLETITLLLALKIEYPENVHLIRGNHEAADINALFGFRLECIERMGESDGIWAWTRFNQLFNHLPLAALIENKIICMHGGIGRSISSVEQIEKIERPITMDAGSLVLMDLLWSDPTENDSIEGLRPNARGPGLVTFGPDRVTEFCKKNKLQLIIRAHECVMDGFERFAQGQLITLFSATNYCGTANNAGAILVVGRGLVIVPKLIHPLPPPILSPENSPEHSGDDAWMQELNIQRPPTPTRGRPQPDFDRSSLAYI, from the exons ATGGCAACGAAACCGTGGCTACATCCAGCTCCTCAGTACAAAACCCTAGAAACCTTTTGGGACGACGAAGACGACGCTCCTGGTCCTAGATGCGCTCACACACTCACCGCCGTTGCAGCGACCAAGACTCACGGCCCTCGTCTCATACTCTTCGGCGGCGCCACCGCCATCGAAGGCGGCAACTCCTCCGTACCTGGGATCA GGTTAGCTGGTGTGACCAACACCGTGCATTCTTATGATGTTCTCACTAGGAAGTGGACAAG GCTTAAACCGGCTGGTGAGCCTCCGTCTCCTAGGGCTGCTCACGCCGCTGCTGCTGTTGGCACCATGGTCGTTTTTCAG GGTGGCATTGGCCCGGCCGGGCACTCTACTGATGATCTTTACGTTCTTGACATGACTAATGATAAGTACAAGTGGCATAG GGTGGTGGTTCAAGGGGAGGGTCCAGGCCCTCGCTATGGTCATGCTATGGATTTAGTTTCTCAGAGGTATCTTGTTACGGTCACCGGAAATGATG GGAAACGAGCTCTCTCTGACGCTTGGTCATTAGATACAGCTCAGAAACCATATGTATGGCAGAGATTGAACCCTGATGGTGACCGACCAAGTGCTAGAAT GTATGCTTCTGGGAGTGCTCGTTCTGACGGCATGTTCTTACTCTGCGGTGGAAGAGACACCTTGGGGGCG CCATTGGGAGATGCTTACGGTTTACTCATGCATAGAAATGGTCAGTGGGAATGGACTCTGGCTCCAGGCGTAGCACCTTCTCCAAGATACCAACATGCAGCG GTATTTGTAGGTGCAAGATTGCATGTAAGCGGTGGTGTTCTAAGAGGAGGCCGTATGATAGATGCTGAAGCAACTGTTGCAG TGCTTGATACTGCTGCCGGTGTATGGTTGGATAGAAATGGGCAAGTGACTTCTGCACGTGGCAGTAAAGGACAAATCGATCAAGATCCATCTTTTGAACTTATGCGTCGCTGTCGCCATGGTGCTGCATCAGTTGGCATCCGTATCTATGTACATGGTGGTCTTAGAGGAG ATGTGTTGCTTGACGATTTTCTAGTCGCTGAAAATTCGACATTCCAATCAGACATCAGTTCTCCTTTGTCAGCATCAGATAGACCCCAACAAAGCTCCACTCCCAGGTTTTCTTATGCCGCACGACCTCCTTCAGGCTCTGAACCAGCACTCTCCTTGTCCGAAGGACTCAG CTTGGATGAAAATTCCTTGGAGAAATTGACGGAGGCTTCTGCAGCGGAAGCAGAGGTAGCTAGTTCTGTTTGGCGAGCTGCACAGTTAGGTTCTCCTTCTCTAGATGAAGAACCCTCTGCATCTGATGGCAGCTCACCAACAGTAGAAACCACTAGTGACGGTCCTGAAACTGAAGGAGATGTCAGGCTTCATCCAAGAGCT GTTGTTGTAGCAAAGGAGACGGTGGGCAGTCTAGGCGGCATGGTTAGACAGCTAAGCTTGGATCAGTTTCAGAATGAGAGCCGGCGGATGGTTCCCATGAATAATAGCGATGTGCCACAACCCACCAAGAAGTTCACGAGACAGAAGTCTCCTCAAGGCCTGCATAAAAAG GTCATTTCTGCTTTGTTGAGACCAAGAAACTGGAAACCTCCTGGCAACAGGAAGTTTTTCTTGGATTCTTACGAAGTTGGGGAACTCTGTTATGCTGCTGAACAAATATTCATGCATGAACAAACGGTTCTTCAGCTGAAAGCTCCTATCAAAGTCTTTGGTGATCTCCATGGCCAATTTGGAGATTTAATGCGGTTGTTTGATGAATATGGATTTCCCTCAACAGCTGGAGATATCAC gtatattgattatttatttttgggaGATTATGTCGACCGTGGGCAACACAGCCTGGAGACTATAACTTTGCTGCTTGCATTGAAG ATAGAATATCCAGAGAATGTTCACTTGATTCGTGGAAACCACGAGGCTGCTGATATCAATGCCCTGTTTGGTTTCCGTCTTGAATGCATAGAAAGAATG GGAGAGAGTGATGGAATCTGGGCATGGACAAGATTCAATCAACTCTTCAATCATCTTCCCCTTGCTGCACTCATCgagaataaaattatatgtatgcATGGTGGGATTGGGAGGTCAATCAGTTCAGTGGAACAGATCGAAAAAATCGAAAGGCCTATAACAATGGATGCTGGATCACTTGTTCTTATGGATTTGTTATG GTCTGATCCTACAGAGAACGATAGTATAGAGGGTTTGAGACCAAACGCCAGAGGACCCGGTCTTGTCACGTTTGGG CCTGATAGAGTTACAGAGTTCTGTAAGAAGAATAAGCTACAGCTAATTATTAGGGCTCATGAATGTGTAATGGATGGATTCGAAAGATTTGCGCAAGGACAGTTGATAACGCTATTTTCGGCTACAAATTACTGCG GAACCGCGAACAACGCGGGAGCTATATTAGTGGTTGGCAGAGGATTGGTGATTGTTCCTAAGCTGATTCATCCTCTTCCACCTCCTATCTTGTCTCCAGAGAATTCTCCAGAACATTCTGGAGACGACGCTTGGATGCAG GAGCTGAATATCCAGAGACCGCCTACTCCAACACGAGGGAGGCCACAACCGGATTTCGACAGAAGCTCGCTCGCATACATCTGA
- the LOC130509790 gene encoding cytochrome P450 705A20-like yields MAHEIFKAHDVNISSRGLPPIDQSLFFGETGFFSAPHGDYWKFMKKLLTTKLLGPHAIERLRAVRAEELERFYFRLLDKARKKECVEVRKEAMIFTNNSTCKMIVGRTCSEEDGEGERVWGTDYRIYFLHKEGLFTTLLRKPLEKLGISLFKEEIMGIPKDYDKVLETFLAEHEK; encoded by the coding sequence ATGGCCCACGAGATCTTCAAGGCCCATGACGTGAACATCTCGTCCCGCGGCCTCCCTCCAATCGACCAGTCCCTCTTTTTCGGAGAAACCGGATTCTTCTCCGCTCCCCATGGAGATTACTGGAAGTTCATGAAGAAACTGCTCACCACAAAGCTACTTGGACCACACGCAATCGAGCGGTTACGAGCCGTGCGTGCAGAGGAGCTAGAGCGGTTCTACTTTCGTCTCCTAGACAAAGCGAGGAAGAAGGAGTGCGTTGAGGTCCGTAAAGAAGCGATGATATTCACTAACAACAGCACGTGCAAGATGATAGTCGGGAGGACGTGCTCGGAGGAGGATGGTGAAGGTGAGAGAGTCTGGGGGACTGATTACAGAATCTATTTCCTCCACAAAGAAGGTTTGTTTACAACCTTGCTGCGCAAGCCGCTTGAGAAGCTTGGAATCTCACTGTTTAAAGAGGAGATAATGGGTATTCCGAAAGATTATGACAAGGTGCTGGAGACGTTTCTTGCGGAACACGAAAAGTAG
- the LOC130509840 gene encoding uncharacterized protein LOC130509840, which yields MVRQRMLTAHYREIFGEPGSQLDPPGSSSGAGGSGSSDQESVPETQHFFPPIPPPMAQPQPMAQPMAQPMVPPMAPPVPPPMAPPEIPAAVHPDLMVPPTVPFSQYTVEDILGMPGRAGLPIIDPDRPDGTLWFGVDNSLATDVTETIKGYFSMAHPNWKLTPIYIRKTWFKIYAQKYHWSIGVSERVRKAFYEKAQVRLSDTVCNWKGAWIVKGYTRGKPAELTTDVWDGLIRYWKDPNSIRIANICAAARNTVDEHGNGPMLHSTGQKPHAGVRLKMAKELGRLPTLPELYERTHKNKAGQFLDGKSEQIYNNVIARVEERQTQLTQQSGDGLPVTLSTTEVDKIYEEVVPKKKGRTLGIGSVNDVPRATSSYAQRQTEEVTQLRSELGATKSRVSGLEAFIDVIASTNPEWEALLRNMKQQNPIPGESSGTHNEEDVTRRSEEFYEAMNEP from the exons atg gttcgccagcgcatgcttactgctcactacagggagatattcggtgagcctggtagtcagttagacccgccaggttcttcttcaggtgccggcggttcaggttcttcagatcaggagtctgttcccgagactcagcatttcttccctccgattcctcctccgatggctcagcctcagccgatggctcagccgatggctcaacCGATGgttcctccgatggctcctccggtgcctcctccgatggctcctcctgagatccccgccgctgttcatcccgatctcatggtgccacctactgttccgttctcgcagtacactgtcgaggatattcttggtatgccaggcagagctggtttaccaatcatagaccccgacagacccgacgggactttatg gtttggggttgacaattcccttgcgacagatgtaaccgagacgattaaaggttacttctccatggcgcatccaaactggaaattgacgccgatctacatccgaaagacgtggttcaagatttacgct caaaagtatcattggtccatcggggtcagtgagagagtgaggaaggcgttttacgaaaaggcgcaagttcgcttgtcggacacggtttgcaactggaagggtgcctggatcgtcaaggggtacacccgtggcaaacccgctgagcttaccacggatgtttgggacggcctcatccgttactggaaggatcctaactccattaggatcgcaaacatttgtgctgccgcccgtaacacggtagacgagcacggtaacggcccgatgctacactctacgggccaaaaaccacatgccggtgtccgtttgaaaatg gccaaagagttgggacgtctcccgactcttccggaactttacgagcggacccacaaaaacaaggcgggccagtttttagatggcaagtccgagcaaatctacaacaacgtaattgctcgggttgaggagcgccagactcagctgacccagcagtccggcgacggattaccagttaccttatccacaactgaagtggataagatttacgaggag gttgtccctaagaaaaagggacgtacgttggggatcggttccgtcaatgatgtcccgagagcgacatcatcttatgctcagagacagaccgaagaagtcactcagttgcgttccgagctgggcgcgaccaaaagccgtgtgagtggactcgaagccttcatcgacgttatagcgtccacaaatccggaatgggaagctttgttgaggaacatgaaacaacaaaatcccattcc